A region of the Notolabrus celidotus isolate fNotCel1 chromosome 18, fNotCel1.pri, whole genome shotgun sequence genome:
AAAAGGAATCTACAGTTCAGGTAGGTGAACAGGAGGACTCCCACAATAATGTCCCAGAGACTCAGTCCTTTGACGGAGCTCAAGCCGAGGACTCCCCTAGAGAAAAGGAATCTACAGTTCAGGTAGGTGAACAGGAGGACTCCCACAATAATGTCCCAGAGACTCAGTCCTGTGACGGAGCTCAAGCCGAGGACTCCCCTAGAGAAAAGGAATCTACAGTTCAGGTAGGTGAACAGGAGGACTCCCACAATAATGTCCCAGAGACTCAGCCCTGTGACGGAGCCCAAGCCGAGGACTCCCCTAGAGAAAAGGAATCTACAGTTCAGGTAGGTGAACAGGAGGACTCCCACAATAATGTCCCAGAGACTCAGTCCTGTGACGGAGCCCAAGTCGAGGACTCCCCTAGAGAAAAGGAATCTACAGTTCAGGTAGGTGAACAGGAGGACTCCCACAATAATGTCCCAGAGACTCAGTCCTGTGACGGAGCTCAAGCCGAGGACTCCCCTAGAGAAAAGGAATCTACAGTTCAGGTAGGTGAACAGGAGGACTCCCACAATAATGTCCCAGAGACTCAGTCCTGTGACGGAGCCCAAGCCGAGGACTCCCCTAGAGAAAAGGAATCTACAGTTCAGGTAGGTGAAACCCTACACAGCAGCTCGTCTGCCTACACCGTCCTGGAGTTTATTGGTGAAGGCTCCTTTGGAAAAGTGGCCAAGTCCCTGAATGTCAACACTCAAGAAACAGTGGCTATCAAAATACTCAAGAAGGGCTCTGCTGCAGTCAgggacgcagagagagagatcgccATATTAGATCTAATCTCTGTACGAGATCCAGACCAAATTAACGTGGTGAAGTTCTTGGAGAAGTTTGAACATGGGGGACAGACCTGTCTGGTGTTTGAGAAGCTTTACAAAGATCTGCATGAAGTGGTCTGCGAATTTGGGCCTATGCCTCTGGACTTGATCCGGCCAGTTGCCCAGCAGCTGTTGGTCGCCCTGGATGCCCTGAAGGGTCTAGGTATTCTGCACACCGACATTAAACTAGACAACGTCATGCTGGTCAGCCAAGACCAGATCCGAGTGAAGCTGATTGATTTTGGTGAAGCCAGACCCGTCTCCAGCGTAGAGCTTGGTGAATTATGTCAGCCAATTGGATGCACAGCTCCGGAAGTTTCCCTCGGCCTGCCCTACAATGAGGCTATCGATATGTGGAGTCTGGGCTGTCTTCTGGGCTCAATCTACCTGGCTGCCAACCTTTTCCCCCACACTGACTATCAGATGATGAAGGTTTTGGTTGAGGTTTTGGGCCAGCCGGAGGACTCCCTGCTCAACGCTGGAGTATACACTCACAACTTTTTCATAAAGAAGGATGAAGAAACTGACGGTCCAACATGGAGGCTCCTGACGCCTGAGGAGTATGAAACGCTGACTGGTGAACAacttcaggaggaggagaaccaaCTGAAGCTGCCCAGCACTCTGAACGGTCTGGCTCATATCTACCCAGTGGACGAACCTGCAGAGTTTGAGGACAGGTTGGCGTTTGTAGACCTTTTGAAAGGTCTGATTAATCTTGACGGAGCTTTGAGGATCTCTCCCAGTAAAGCTCTGCAGCACCCCTTCATCACCATGTCCCACCTGTCCGAGCACCCTTACAGCTCACACTATTTAAAAACTGCCAGAGAGAAAATGGGAACACCCCAAAATCCTGACCAGGAGTCAGCTGCTGGAGCTGAACAAACAGAATCCGCCCCTCCTCCCTCGACCTCCTCCAGCGGCTTCAACAGAGCGATGAAGAGGATCCGCAGGTTCTTCAAGAGAGTCAAGACAACCTTCTGTTGTTGCTGTCCAGTGGAGGATGACTAAATGTGTGCCATTTCCCCAACATTTCCCCAACATTTCCCCAACATTATTCTGCAGTGtataaactaacaaaaaaataaagcaaataaataataaaaacaaagacataattTTTGTATTCATTCACTCTAAATGTTCGTGGTTAATCCTTTAGTTCTTTGGACCCTAAAGTGAGTCTTTGACAGGCTCAACACTACACTTTAAGAAGTATTACTGCCTAGTACTTAATCTAATTAGTGAAACATTTTACACTTAAAAATACTGAgtagattttaaaggtgacatatcatgcaaaattgactttttaatggttctctacctgaaatatgtttccctggcatgtctacaaaccccatgagaatgaaaagaatccattctgcccctgttttgatttctccacctttctgtaaatgtgtgtgaaacgagccgtttcagacttcagtgtttttgttacgtaacaacaatatccggtctgtcacagagtcagagctcggagcttgttcagcccatagactgtataaaataatactgaatccctcctccgtttttcattacctgcacaaatgtgtgctaacaaggagcttaggagggaggcatgctagttgtaggctgtcttaataaacacaaaggtcagttttactccccacgtctgcagatttgaagatctagtggatgatttttatttgtcatggataagtgctagcgctaattagcatagccacatagctatatgttcatagctgtagctgtagctgtgtaccaagacacacgtcaacatactgataaataaaacaacaagaaacactaaatctatgaccaatccttcagaaaggtcctgcaacaggcgcctctccgtcaggatcagattctggatcagattcagagggttgaagtaacgtgatctctgagcagccgtgtatattcagccaacatgtaaacattagatcaacgtgctggagagccgagggcacatccacttcctgagggggcgtggtcagagagaaaacagagtgttcggatgaggaatgaagaagagggtttttcaggcagaccaaaatctgatttcaaagtgtttttttgagcataaactttaaagacatgttttggggacctcttagaccaatatatattgatgaaaaaagcgtgatatgtcccctttaaagcttttaaattagataaaacaaacCTTCAATAATGAGTAGAAGTAAGTAATATCTTTAATTGTCTGAATGAACGGACTCTGTAGATTTACTGAATAAGTTGAGTAAATGTAACTGAAATACTGGGTAAAGTGTATAGAAAACATCTGGAGAAAGCATTGAACCATTGAGAAGATATAATCGAAAACATTTGAAGGATATAactgaaaactttaaaatgacttatttataaaaatatgtTGTACTGACttattgtttttaacttgaTTTACTTGATGCTACTGGAGTATTTTACTTGAATACaggaatttattttaatcttaatCATAGCCTCATATTGATAAATAAGACAACCGATATCtcagaaaacatgaacatttgCTTGAATGTAGAAGCTGCCAATGGTCAAgattagtggtgcaacggatcaccgttgatccgtgatccgttcggatgcctctccatggttcggcacggacgtagtccgcggatcggttgatgaaaaaagttgcgcgtgttcatttgatgactgcatgttcaatccactctCACTCGTCAAGTGCAGCTGTTGTCATGGTAAGTGAAGgcgcagaggaacttgaaaaccctcctgcatcttgtaagtcacatgtattggagcattttgggtttccctgtgaaatacactgaatgctgaatgtgcttgagccacgttatgaaattccgttgcgcactcactagaccagaggccgtcaatacgcggcccgccGACCGCATCCGGCCGtctatttgtggcccccaaactgttattccttcactctgtgttttagtCGGGTCACCCTGTGTTTaccaggacttgtctccatgtcaacgatacgcagacaggctgttactgggtcacatagagtccaatgctgcgagtacaatttttaactttcactttggtttatggagcagttcgcatattggcactttgccagctgtaggaccctagaatgcacgaaaacggtgtgttccaagtttgcagctcaaagaaaagtggacgatgaaaatcagcgattgaaagaagaatggagtgaaacttttgaagttcctctgctccttcacttgccatgccatgaaatgcagtgaatgaggcaggactgggcccacagatagggtgctttgcacatgcagtgcattttgagttgaatgttgtttttatttaatgggcaaaagtgttttataaaataaatggagggacaaagttgcatttgtcttgtcttttttttttttttttttgctgatccgaaaaatgagccgatccgtgactcaaaaccgtgatctgatccgaaccgtgagttttttgatccgttgcacccctagtcaAGATGTTCCTTACTTCGGCTATGTTGAAGTACCCATTACATTCCCAAAGACTTGCTTTGGCATTGAGATCGAAGTGCCTACTTTAGCCTTGATTGTGCCTGACATGCGCTCAATCTTGTCATCAGTTTTTATAGGCACCAACACTTTAGACATTTCTTATGAGCAGTACTCAAACACAGAAGTCCAGAATCTTCACTCACTGCCCTATGGGTACAGAGTTGTACTCAAAACCCTTGAATtgagacacagacaaacagttGACTCAAGCCTTGGAGATGTGAGACTCTCCAGCAAAGAACCAGAGGTTATTGGCCCTGGCCAGACCAAAGTTTTAGAGGGGTCAGTCAACTGTAGAGCACCAGgtaggggagagtggggtaagatgaGCCAGTGGGTAAGTTGACCCACCCCTTGTTTCTAGGCAACTGTGTACATTTGTTGTCATGTGACCATAAATTCAGGAAGCACCCATCATTTGTACCTGGCACTGTTCAAGAGAAGCACATGGGACAATTGGttggtattttttttcacaaaaaacatgtttttactagtcgaagtaaattttctgcatgtcagctATAATGAGTATTATTTCAAAGCAAATGTATATAGGTCTAAAAATGCATATTATGCATGTTGGTTATTTGCTAACGTATAAAACCAAGTGAAGCATTTAGCTAAAGATTAGCCCAAATGGCTTAGCTAGGctgttttttccaaaatggCGTCTATGGGGCAAAATGAGCCATATGCTGTGGGGTAAATTGAGCCACTGGTTCAATTTACCTCGCCATCATGCACTGAAGTTAAGTAAAGTCTCTGAAGcataaaactgtatttcagtGTAGAATGACACACCTGAtttggttttaaacattttagaaaatcTATCATGCCAAGGAGCTACAAAAGAAAGACCAACTGGGGCTCAACACCCcttgaagagatggagagagcagaAGCTGATGTCAAGGGTGGAAAATCCATCAGATCAGTggctaaagacagaaatgttgacAGGTCAACCCTGCGGAGATACATACAAAAGAAGGAGGTAAAGGAAGTAAAATCAGTAGGGTACAGTGGAACAGCAGAAGCAAAGAGGGTCTTCAcaaaggaggtggagaaggatcTAGCAGACCACATAAAAAAGCTAGCTGAGCAGTTCCACGGCCTTACTCCAAAGAAATGGAGAACTGGCATTAGAACTAGCAGAGAGGAACAACATTCCTGTACCCAATAACTGGAACGAAAAGGGTTTAGCAGGTAGGGTGTGCATGAAATTACATGATTCTGAAAGTCTGCAAAGGCTAACTTATATCTTGATAGTATGAATTATATTGTTTTAGGTCGAGATGGCTCAggtttaaactaaaaaaatcaGAAGGTCAATTTACCTCATGATGGCTCAACTTACCCACTGACTTGGATCAACTTACCCCTAACCTGGGGCAAGTTGAGCCacagttacacttttttttgggaAGTCATATTTTCAGGGTTCTTTGTACTAGAAGCATTTTTACAATTGCAATTGAtaggaaacatcctgaaatataTTATATGTTTTAAGTGTACTTCTGTCTATTTATTTCTAGCCTAGAGAGCAACATAAGTAAAAATTGGCtcatcttaccccactctcccctacCGGAAAGTGGGTAGTGGTTGAAACACCCAAAACGTCCTCACTGCCTGGTGACGTGATGGTTACAAATGGTCTAGCCAGCCTCTCATCCGAACTGCCACGCTGTATACCAGTGATCCTCAAGAGAGAGTCAGATCATGAGATCACCCTCTCTCCAAAGTGTGTGATAGCCGAGGTGAATGCTATTCAAAGTGTCCAGCCCATCTCTGCTAGCAAACCAGACACTTCAAACAAGCCTGACCAACAATCAAACGTCACCATTGATTTTGCAGAATCTCCAGTACCCAATGAGTGGAAACAAAGAATAACAGAAAAGCTGAACTCCATGCCAGATGTGTTTGCACAGCACAACCTCGACTTTGGTCGtactgacaaaacaaaacatcacattAAGCTCAGTGATGAAACGCCATTCAAACACAAAGCAAGGCCTGTACATCCACAGGACATCGAAGCTGTGCAAAAGCATCTCCAGGAACTTCTTGATGCTGAGATCATTCGGGAGTCTGAGTCTCCTTTCTCCTCACCGATTGTAGTCGTCAGGAAGAAGAATGGTGATGTCAGACTCTGTGTGGACTACAGAAAGCTCAACTTCCACACAGTAAAAGACTCATATGCCCTACCAAACTTGGAAGAATGCTTTTCAGCTCTGAATGGATCCAAGGGGTTCTCTGTTCTGGATCTCAAATCTGATTTTTACCAGATTGAGATGGAAGAGTCAGATAAACAAAAAACTGGATTTGTTTGCCTGCTAGGCTTCTTCAAGTTTAATAGGATGCCACAGGGCATAACGAATGCCCCTAGCACGGTCCAGAGGCTTATGGAGCGCTGCATAGGAGAGCTAAACTTGAAACAAGCCCTTGTTTTCATTGATGACCTCATAGTCTTCTCTTCAACTTTAGAAGAACACGAGGAAAGGCTGCTCAATGTTCTCAACAGATTGAGGGAATATGGACTGAAATTATCCCCTGATAAATGCAAGTTCTTTCAGTCATCTGTCAAGTACTTAGGCCACATTGTATCTGAGACAGGCATTGAAACCGACCCTGAAAAGATCGCCACGGTGAACGCAGAGAAGTACCACAATCCTAAAGACATCTTTGGTGGCAGGTGGACAGCAGAATGTCAAGTTGCATTTGAAACTATCATTGTAAAGTTGACCACAGTGCCTGACCTTGGGTTCGCTGACCCCAAACTACCATATGTCTTACATACAGATGCAAGTGCTGTAGGGTTGGAGTAAGGAAAGGCTCTTCGTTACAGGACCACTTCTTTGTCCATTATGGCATTCCAGAAAGACTCCATATCGACCAAGGTCCTGATTTTGAGTCCTGAACTATAAAAGAACTGTGTGAACTCATTGGTACTCGAAAAATCAGAACTACCCCATATCATCCAAGAAGAAATCCTGTGGAGCGATTCAACAGGACTCTACTCAACATGCTGGGAACCCTTGAGAATCAGAAAAAGAGTCATTGGCGTGACTATGTCAAGCCTTTAGTACACGCCTACAACTGTACTAAAAATGAGGTGACAGGGTTAACCCCTTACGAATTAATGTTTGGGCGACAGCCAAGGTTGCCAGTTGACCTAGCTTTCAGCTTACCGGCCCGCCACCAACCACCGTCACACTCTCAGTATGTACAGAATCTGAAATCTCATCTTGAGACAAGTTGCTGCAGAAAATGCAAAGAAGACAGCAGACCGCATAAAGCAAGATTCGACAAACATGTAGTTGAGTCCACCCTGAGAGAAGGTGATAGAGTTTTAATCAGAAATGTCAGCTTAAGGGGAAAACACAAATTAGCTGACAAATGGGAGTCAGATGTATATGTTGTGTTAAGACAGTGTGGAGACATTCCGGTGTATGTGGTGAAACCTGAGTCTGGAGACGGTCGACAAAGAACTCTTCATCGTGACCTTTTGCTGCCATGCGGATACCTCCTAAGTGCTACatatatatttgatatattttttattagtacttgatttttagtgtctgtctatttatgtttgtat
Encoded here:
- the LOC117829647 gene encoding probable serine/threonine-protein kinase dyrk1: MAEMESTVQVGEQEDSHNNVPETQSCDGAQAEDSPREMESTVQVGEQEDSHNNVPETQSFDGAQAEDSPREKESTVQVGEQEDSHNDVPETQSCDGAQAEDSPREMESTVQVGEQEDSHNNVPETQSCDGAQAEDSPREKESTVQVGEQEDSHNNVPETQSCDGAQAEDSPREMESTVQVGEQEDSHNNVPETQSCDGAQAKDSPREMESTVQVGEQEDSHNNVPETQSFDGAQAKDSPREMESTVQVGEQEDSHNNVPETQSFDGAQAEDSPREMESTVQVGEQEDSHNNVPETQSFDGAQAEDSPREKESTVQVGEQEDSHNNVPETQSCDGAQAEDSPREKESTVQVGEQEDSHNNVPETQSFDGAQAEDSPREKESTVQVGEQEDSHNNVPETQSCDGAQAEDSPREKESTVQVGEQEDSHNNVPETQPCDGAQAEDSPREKESTVQVGEQEDSHNNVPETQSCDGAQVEDSPREKESTVQVGEQEDSHNNVPETQSCDGAQAEDSPREKESTVQVGETLHSSSSAYTVLEFIGEGSFGKVAKSLNVNTQETVAIKILKKGSAAVRDAEREIAILDLISVRDPDQINVVKFLEKFEHGGQTCLVFEKLYKDLHEVVCEFGPMPLDLIRPVAQQLLVALDALKGLGILHTDIKLDNVMLVSQDQIRVKLIDFGEARPVSSVELGELCQPIGCTAPEVSLGLPYNEAIDMWSLGCLLGSIYLAANLFPHTDYQMMKVLVEVLGQPEDSLLNAGVYTHNFFIKKDEETDGPTWRLLTPEEYETLTGEQLQEEENQLKLPSTLNGLAHIYPVDEPAEFEDRLAFVDLLKGLINLDGALRISPSKALQHPFITMSHLSEHPYSSHYLKTAREKMGTPQNPDQESAAGAEQTESAPPPSTSSSGFNRAMKRIRRFFKRVKTTFCCCCPVEDD